In Luteitalea sp. TBR-22, one genomic interval encodes:
- a CDS encoding xanthine dehydrogenase family protein has translation MTDDPRQAYKARFERELEPERYEIFELLQEEPVTGHRLPGTGVTRQVEPAPAVSGLDRRAFLALGGGLLFLVSVRAQGRDVPVRVQVAPDGRYRAFTGKVDMGQGARALLTQAFAEELGVTVDRVELVMGDTDLCPDDGGTWASLTTPQTVPVIRRAAAAVRARQTGGSDALTPPADWRVLGQSVRRLDGRAIVTGTRDYPTDLRVAGMQHAVIVRSPHHKATLASLDTSAAETVDGVRILRDGDLVAAVSPEPGRARRAAALVRATWTPTPLTPQADWPALFRKTANAPVEQPEARYPPLFRQGDVDAALRGAVRTRTDSYGLAPIAHVPLEPRAAIATWDGNRVTVQSGAQAPFLVRQEVARACGVPESQVRIVVTGAGGAFGGKQRGECEVEAARLARLAGVPVRVAWTREEEFTCSYTRPAGVLDVESGVGADGRLVAVKFTNFNSGAAGLRWPYDVPHHWIGFARTQSDVRQGSYRSLAAVANAFARESTMDAWAADLGVDPKAFRLRHVSDARLRAVIEETTRRFGWDSKGRAGTAGRGVGLSCTIEKDARLALCVEVEMRKGAPHVTRMVATGDFGAALNPDALQNQMTGALIQGIGGALWEAVAFDGTAQLTRRLSGYRVPRFSDMPQMDVQVIDRRDIEPAGAGESSITLTAPAVAAAIALATGERRRSLPLWPGRGTV, from the coding sequence ATGACCGATGATCCACGGCAGGCATACAAGGCACGCTTCGAGCGCGAGCTCGAGCCGGAGCGGTACGAGATCTTCGAGCTGCTCCAGGAGGAGCCGGTCACCGGGCACCGGTTGCCGGGCACCGGAGTAACAAGGCAGGTCGAACCCGCCCCCGCCGTGTCGGGGCTCGACCGGCGGGCGTTCCTCGCGCTCGGCGGCGGCCTGCTCTTCCTGGTGTCGGTGCGCGCGCAGGGACGCGACGTGCCGGTGCGCGTCCAGGTAGCGCCCGACGGCAGGTATCGCGCGTTCACCGGCAAGGTGGACATGGGCCAGGGGGCCCGCGCGCTCCTCACCCAGGCCTTCGCCGAAGAACTCGGCGTCACCGTCGATCGCGTCGAGCTGGTGATGGGCGACACCGATCTCTGCCCCGACGACGGCGGCACGTGGGCAAGCCTGACCACGCCGCAGACCGTGCCGGTGATCCGTCGGGCCGCGGCCGCCGTGCGCGCCAGGCAGACCGGCGGTTCGGACGCGCTCACGCCTCCCGCGGACTGGCGCGTCCTCGGCCAGTCCGTCCGTCGCCTGGACGGCCGCGCGATCGTCACCGGGACGCGCGACTACCCCACCGATCTTCGCGTCGCCGGCATGCAGCACGCCGTCATCGTCCGCAGCCCGCACCACAAGGCGACACTGGCCTCGCTCGACACCAGCGCCGCGGAGACCGTCGACGGCGTGCGCATCCTGCGTGATGGTGATCTGGTCGCCGCCGTGAGCCCGGAGCCAGGGCGGGCGCGGCGGGCCGCCGCGCTCGTCCGCGCCACGTGGACACCCACGCCGCTGACGCCACAGGCGGACTGGCCGGCGCTGTTCCGGAAGACGGCGAACGCCCCCGTCGAGCAGCCCGAGGCGCGCTACCCGCCGCTGTTCCGGCAGGGCGACGTCGATGCCGCGCTGCGCGGCGCGGTGCGCACGCGAACCGACAGCTACGGCCTCGCGCCCATCGCCCACGTGCCGCTCGAGCCACGCGCGGCGATTGCGACGTGGGACGGCAATCGCGTGACGGTGCAGTCTGGCGCCCAGGCGCCGTTCCTGGTGCGCCAGGAGGTGGCGCGCGCCTGTGGCGTGCCCGAGTCGCAGGTGCGCATCGTGGTGACCGGGGCCGGCGGCGCGTTCGGCGGCAAGCAACGGGGCGAATGCGAGGTCGAGGCGGCGCGCCTGGCGCGCCTCGCCGGTGTGCCGGTGCGGGTCGCGTGGACGCGCGAGGAAGAGTTCACCTGCAGCTACACGCGACCGGCGGGCGTGCTCGACGTCGAGAGCGGCGTCGGCGCCGACGGCCGGCTCGTCGCGGTGAAGTTCACCAACTTCAACAGCGGCGCGGCGGGCCTGCGCTGGCCGTACGACGTGCCCCACCACTGGATCGGCTTTGCGCGCACGCAGTCCGACGTGCGCCAGGGCAGCTACCGTTCGCTGGCCGCCGTCGCCAACGCCTTCGCGCGTGAATCGACGATGGACGCGTGGGCCGCCGACCTCGGCGTCGACCCGAAGGCCTTCCGCCTGCGCCATGTCAGCGACGCGCGGCTGCGGGCCGTGATCGAGGAGACGACGCGCCGCTTCGGCTGGGACTCGAAGGGCCGGGCCGGCACGGCTGGCCGCGGCGTCGGCCTGAGCTGCACGATCGAGAAGGACGCGCGCCTGGCGCTGTGCGTGGAGGTCGAGATGCGCAAGGGCGCGCCGCACGTCACGCGCATGGTGGCCACCGGCGACTTCGGCGCGGCGCTCAACCCGGACGCGCTGCAGAACCAGATGACGGGCGCGCTGATCCAGGGCATCGGGGGCGCCCTGTGGGAAGCGGTTGCCTTCGACGGCACGGCGCAGCTGACCCGGCGGCTCTCGGGCTACCGGGTGCCCCGCTTCAGCGACATGCCGCAGATGGACGTGCAGGTGATCGACAGGCGCGACATCGAGCCGGCGGGCGCCGGCGAGTCGTCGATCACGCTGACGGCGCCGGCCGTGGCCGCGGCAATCGCGTTGGCGACCGGCGAGCGGCGCCGGTCGCTGCCGTTGTGGCCGGGCCGCGGAACGGTGTAG
- a CDS encoding ATP-binding protein, whose product MRTPTLRTRLTIWFAASLLLILAPCFGALLWVEWRTMREALDHHLREDLEVAAEMIVPAGAAVTWRTPSDRDLGYDGARQRWVEVYGAQGESLYLRGLPAWNPAIPASMPLPHAAAAGLQTIRTPAGAHVRVLSVSRTLEGRRIWLRVARTEDPLRQDFRRLLLLFAGGVPLAVLVAATAGYVISGWMLTPLARMADQARVISADRLSERLPIENPTDELGMLAVVFNDTFSRLEASFAHLKRFTADASHELRTPLTALKSVGEVGLRESMTPAEYREVIGSMLEEADRLAALVDTLLTLSRWESGRTRPSFSALDLAEVAREVVERIGILAEDGGVAIDVDLPAPLPALADPSMVRQAILNVLDNAIKFTPAGRRIRVWGETTGGVSRVVVDDEGPGIPVEERSRVLDRFYRVTTDGTSHVPGTGLGLSIVHRAIVINHGRFLLTESPTKGTRAVLELPRP is encoded by the coding sequence GTGAGGACACCGACGCTCCGCACCCGGCTGACCATCTGGTTCGCCGCCTCGCTCCTGCTGATCCTCGCGCCGTGCTTCGGGGCGCTGCTGTGGGTCGAGTGGCGAACCATGCGCGAGGCGCTCGACCACCACCTCCGGGAAGACCTCGAGGTGGCCGCGGAGATGATCGTGCCCGCCGGCGCCGCCGTGACGTGGCGGACTCCGTCCGATCGGGATCTGGGCTACGACGGCGCGCGCCAGCGCTGGGTGGAGGTCTACGGGGCGCAGGGAGAGTCGCTCTACCTGCGAGGGCTGCCGGCGTGGAACCCGGCCATCCCGGCGTCGATGCCGCTGCCCCACGCCGCGGCGGCGGGACTGCAGACCATCAGGACGCCGGCGGGCGCGCACGTGCGTGTGCTTTCCGTTTCGCGAACGCTGGAGGGGCGTCGGATCTGGCTCCGCGTCGCACGCACGGAGGACCCCCTGCGACAGGACTTCCGGCGCCTGCTGCTTCTGTTTGCCGGAGGAGTCCCGCTGGCCGTGCTGGTCGCGGCAACCGCCGGGTACGTGATCTCGGGCTGGATGCTGACGCCGCTGGCACGGATGGCCGACCAGGCCCGGGTCATCAGCGCCGACCGGTTGTCGGAGCGCCTGCCCATCGAGAACCCCACCGACGAACTCGGCATGCTCGCCGTGGTCTTCAACGACACGTTCTCGAGGCTCGAGGCGTCCTTCGCACACCTGAAACGTTTCACCGCGGATGCCTCGCACGAGTTGCGGACGCCACTCACCGCGCTGAAGAGCGTGGGCGAGGTCGGCCTGCGGGAATCGATGACCCCGGCGGAGTACCGCGAGGTGATCGGCAGCATGCTCGAGGAGGCCGATCGGCTTGCCGCTCTTGTGGACACCCTGCTGACGCTGTCGCGGTGGGAGAGCGGTCGAACGCGGCCGAGCTTCTCGGCCCTCGATCTGGCCGAGGTCGCCCGCGAGGTCGTCGAGCGGATCGGAATCCTGGCCGAGGACGGCGGGGTCGCGATAGACGTCGACCTGCCTGCCCCGCTGCCGGCCCTCGCCGACCCCTCGATGGTGCGGCAGGCCATCCTGAACGTCCTCGACAATGCCATCAAGTTCACGCCCGCGGGACGACGCATCCGTGTCTGGGGCGAGACGACCGGTGGCGTGAGCCGCGTGGTCGTGGACGACGAAGGGCCGGGCATCCCCGTGGAGGAACGGAGCCGCGTGCTCGACCGTTTCTATCGCGTCACCACGGACGGCACCTCGCACGTCCCGGGGACGGGGTTGGGCCTCTCCATCGTTCACCGCGCGATCGTCATCAACCACGGTCGCTTCCTGCTCACCGAGTCGCCGACGAAGGGGACGCGCGCGGTGCTGGAACTGCCGCGCCCTTGA
- a CDS encoding dicarboxylate/amino acid:cation symporter, protein MPRAALGAPTPGDRVFRSLYVQVLIGIALGVLLGAVRPELAAEMKPLGDAFIKLVKMLIAPIVFTTVVVGIGQMGAMKDVGRVGLRALVYFEVVSTIALVVGLIVVFLVKPGVGMHVDPSTLDTKAVSAYTSGAAHTGAVDFLLNIIPDSVVGAFARGDILQVLLFSVLFGLAMLHLQPGSAVLVNILEAFAHGLFAVVGIVMRLAPVGAFGAMAFTIGKYGLGTLLSLGKLMAAVYITCLLFVLVVLGAIVWACGFSIIKLIRYIREELLIVLGTSSSESALPRVMAKMERLGCSKSVVGLVVPTGYSFNLDGTAIYMTMAAVFVAQATDVSLSLRDTVSILGLLLVTSKGAAGVTGSGFITLAATLAAVPTIPVAGLTLLLGVDRFMSEARALTNLVGNVVATLVVARWDGALDVARAHRILDGHETVADQAILAAPMPGPHEAEME, encoded by the coding sequence ATGCCGCGAGCGGCGCTGGGCGCACCAACCCCGGGAGACCGAGTGTTCCGCAGCCTTTACGTCCAGGTCCTCATCGGCATCGCCCTCGGCGTGTTGCTCGGCGCCGTCCGGCCCGAACTCGCCGCGGAGATGAAGCCGCTCGGCGACGCCTTCATCAAGCTGGTCAAGATGCTGATCGCGCCGATCGTCTTCACGACGGTGGTCGTCGGGATCGGCCAGATGGGCGCGATGAAGGACGTGGGCCGGGTCGGCCTGCGCGCCCTCGTGTACTTCGAGGTCGTCTCCACCATCGCGCTGGTCGTGGGCCTGATCGTCGTGTTCCTGGTGAAGCCGGGCGTCGGCATGCACGTCGATCCGTCGACACTCGACACGAAGGCCGTGAGCGCGTACACCTCGGGAGCTGCGCACACGGGCGCCGTCGACTTCCTGCTCAACATCATCCCCGACAGCGTGGTCGGCGCCTTCGCCCGGGGCGACATCCTCCAGGTGCTGCTGTTCTCGGTGCTCTTCGGCCTGGCGATGCTGCACCTGCAGCCGGGCAGCGCGGTGCTCGTCAACATCCTCGAGGCCTTCGCGCACGGGTTGTTCGCCGTCGTCGGCATCGTGATGCGCCTGGCGCCGGTGGGCGCGTTCGGGGCGATGGCGTTCACCATCGGCAAGTACGGCCTCGGCACGCTGCTCTCGCTCGGCAAGCTGATGGCCGCGGTCTACATCACGTGCCTGCTGTTCGTGCTCGTGGTGCTCGGCGCTATCGTCTGGGCGTGCGGCTTCAGCATCATCAAGCTCATTCGCTACATCCGCGAGGAACTGCTGATCGTGCTGGGCACGTCCTCGTCGGAGTCGGCGTTGCCGCGGGTGATGGCGAAGATGGAGCGCCTCGGGTGCTCGAAGTCGGTCGTCGGCCTGGTGGTGCCGACCGGCTACTCTTTCAACCTCGACGGCACGGCCATCTACATGACGATGGCGGCGGTGTTCGTGGCGCAGGCGACCGACGTGTCGCTGTCATTGCGCGACACCGTGTCGATCCTCGGACTGTTGCTCGTCACCTCGAAGGGCGCGGCGGGCGTGACGGGCAGCGGCTTCATCACCCTGGCAGCGACGCTGGCCGCGGTGCCCACCATTCCCGTGGCCGGACTCACGCTGCTGCTCGGCGTCGACCGTTTCATGTCCGAGGCGCGCGCGCTGACCAACCTCGTGGGCAACGTCGTGGCGACCCTTGTCGTCGCCAGGTGGGATGGCGCGCTCGACGTGGCCCGCGCCCATCGCATCCTCGACGGCCACGAGACCGTCGCCGACCAGGCCATCCTCGCCGCGCCGATGCCGGGCCCCCACGAAGCCGAGATGGAATGA
- a CDS encoding lactonase family protein, translating to MGAPCSLTTSTLTRRSFARRALGLAVFSAGARSLAAQGTQAQTPLFAYVGTYSGSPGAGQANGRGIHVFRVDRASGALTPMGVTDHDTSPSALVFDASGTRLYSTDASASVEGGSSGTVSAFAVDPATGRLTRLNTVPSGGLGPTYARLHPSGRHLLVANYGGGSVAVLPVLPDGRLGPATDVKKTTGPLGPKAAASAPPGSFAISGHDAPHAHQIVPDPTGRFVLAPDLGLDRIFVWAFDAATGTLSPAAEPSVAVPPGDGPRHLAFHPNGRWLYSIQEEGSTIVRFDYDGVVGKLTPRQTVPTLPAGYAGSNFTSGIAVSPDGRFLYGANRLHDSLAIFAIGDEGGLTWVSEEWTRGDYPRSFTIAPGGDFLYCCNQRADHVTTFRVDRQTGRLTFTGQYTPVGSPSALAFPGIVGS from the coding sequence ATGGGCGCTCCCTGCAGCCTCACCACCAGCACGCTCACCCGCCGGTCGTTCGCCCGACGCGCCCTCGGGCTCGCGGTCTTCTCGGCAGGCGCGCGCTCGCTGGCCGCACAGGGCACGCAGGCCCAGACGCCGCTCTTCGCCTACGTGGGCACCTACAGCGGGTCGCCCGGCGCCGGGCAGGCCAACGGCCGCGGCATCCACGTGTTCCGCGTCGACCGCGCGAGCGGCGCGCTCACGCCGATGGGCGTCACCGATCACGACACGAGTCCCAGCGCGCTCGTGTTCGATGCCAGCGGCACGCGCCTGTACAGCACCGACGCGTCGGCGAGCGTGGAGGGCGGCTCATCGGGGACGGTCAGCGCGTTCGCCGTCGATCCGGCGACCGGCCGGCTGACGCGGCTGAACACCGTGCCCTCCGGCGGACTCGGACCGACGTACGCACGGCTGCATCCGTCGGGTCGCCACCTGTTGGTGGCCAACTACGGCGGCGGATCGGTGGCCGTGTTGCCGGTGTTGCCCGATGGTCGCCTCGGTCCCGCCACGGACGTGAAGAAGACGACAGGCCCCCTCGGCCCGAAGGCCGCGGCGAGCGCGCCTCCCGGCAGCTTCGCGATCAGCGGCCACGACGCGCCGCACGCGCACCAGATCGTGCCGGACCCCACCGGCCGGTTCGTGCTCGCGCCCGACCTCGGGCTCGACAGGATCTTCGTGTGGGCGTTCGACGCTGCGACCGGCACGCTCAGCCCCGCCGCAGAGCCTTCGGTCGCCGTGCCGCCGGGCGACGGACCACGCCACCTCGCCTTCCATCCGAACGGGCGTTGGCTCTATTCGATTCAGGAAGAGGGCTCGACGATCGTGCGGTTCGACTACGACGGCGTCGTCGGGAAGCTCACGCCGCGCCAGACGGTGCCGACGCTGCCGGCCGGCTACGCGGGGAGCAACTTCACGTCGGGGATCGCCGTGTCGCCGGACGGACGCTTCCTGTACGGCGCCAATCGCCTGCACGACAGCCTCGCCATCTTCGCGATCGGTGACGAGGGCGGGCTCACGTGGGTCAGCGAGGAATGGACGCGCGGCGACTACCCGCGCAGCTTCACCATCGCACCCGGTGGCGATTTCCTCTACTGCTGCAACCAGCGCGCCGACCACGTGACGACGTTCCGCGTGGACAGGCAGACGGGTCGGCTGACCTTCACCGGACAGTACACGCCGGTCGGCAGCCCGTCGGCTCTCGCCTTCCCGGGCATCGTCGGGTCCTGA
- a CDS encoding response regulator transcription factor — protein MHVLVIEDDPKVGKALKAGLELEGCTAVVSRTGEDGYFRATTEGFDVVILDLGLPGRSGMEVLASVRARGITTPVLILTARDTLEDRVQGLDAGADDFLAKPFAFAELLARLRALRRRGSGEDRHHLRITDLEIDLLARTVARGGVPIDLTAREFELLAYLVRHHGQIVSREMLAREVWKEPSRGTPLDNVIDVHITHLRKKVDRDESARLIHTVRGVGFLVRSGG, from the coding sequence ATGCACGTCCTCGTGATTGAAGACGACCCGAAGGTGGGCAAGGCGTTGAAGGCCGGCCTCGAACTCGAGGGCTGCACGGCGGTGGTGTCCCGCACCGGGGAGGATGGCTACTTCCGCGCGACCACCGAGGGGTTCGACGTCGTGATTCTCGACCTCGGCTTGCCGGGTCGCTCGGGCATGGAGGTGCTGGCCAGTGTCCGCGCCCGCGGCATCACGACGCCGGTGCTGATCCTGACTGCACGCGACACGCTCGAGGATCGGGTGCAGGGGCTCGATGCCGGCGCCGACGATTTCCTGGCCAAGCCGTTTGCTTTTGCCGAACTGCTGGCGCGGCTGCGCGCCCTGCGCCGCCGGGGGAGCGGCGAGGACCGACATCATCTCCGCATCACCGACCTCGAGATCGACCTGCTGGCGCGCACCGTGGCGCGCGGTGGCGTTCCCATCGATCTCACGGCCCGCGAGTTCGAACTGCTGGCGTACCTGGTGCGCCACCATGGCCAGATCGTCTCGCGGGAGATGCTGGCCCGCGAGGTGTGGAAGGAACCCTCGCGCGGCACTCCGCTCGACAACGTGATCGACGTGCACATCACGCACCTGCGCAAGAAGGTCGATCGTGACGAAAGCGCACGCCTGATCCACACGGTGCGTGGCGTCGGCTTTCTCGTCAGGAGTGGCGGGTGA
- a CDS encoding MtrB/PioB family outer membrane beta-barrel protein, with translation MTRTSIILALLIASPAIAQQSQTPAPAAPGAAPTVISGSVTGGGLAVDNDTNSAAFTQYRDLEDSVFLSHLRFNAWSQSKGLDFTVGGVNIGRDDTTLGVGLSRPGAWRVSFDFVGTPHVYSNKAVSAYTESSPGVLTAPATIPITFKKLATSAADTAGVLASDELIRQYQAQYLRPIGLETQNDNYTFRFGWFASDLLKLSATYDRWDKSGAKSTFGPIGDRPPRTLNVQLAEPVDYVTGDLTLAAEHQGAGYVVRGEYLYSDFENNIDTLRWQNLYTTAAPGADYDTWDRLVATSGARPLPPDNRYHNATASGAVDLPAESRLSVSGSFGRMEQNQGLLPYAVHNGALAVQTLPRANAEALMHTRYFTADYAIAPVSRLQVRAFARSYTLDNDTPMSNWQYITSDTSNLNGTASYVNKRVNLPYGWDRQHGGVEATYRLGFWRSSLQAAYERENIDRTYREADTTEDVLRASIRLRPARWMTVTGRMLRGDRDGSEYEYHVPAEGYWYAPADANDNNNPQFTFDNHPDMRRYDVIDRLRRQYDVTVNATAGEVAGVTAYVRYRGDDFDSDVHPIQPLLKTGVGELSATTPGIQLGLLEDNRLRYGVDVFYQPTPRATFNAFLNYDVGTQAQRSLEFNENNKANPSAINTAVLGPWTRPSSIWSADMDDRTWSGGAGFVFHLVPDRVLLSGDYTVSLADVDIAYDGFGEVSFDGTPFPPNHEFFFTDPSAISEDLHAVNVRLEVPVKAVWLVVGYGYERYRLADWQQGAEGPWVEQVGADTLLRDTSRSFQWGNRLFNLGTYLAPSYNAHLAFVGLRYRF, from the coding sequence ATGACCAGGACATCCATCATCCTCGCCCTGCTGATCGCCTCTCCGGCGATCGCGCAGCAATCCCAGACGCCCGCACCGGCGGCACCGGGGGCCGCGCCCACCGTCATCTCCGGCAGCGTGACCGGCGGCGGGCTGGCCGTCGACAACGACACGAACTCGGCGGCGTTCACCCAGTACCGCGATCTCGAGGACAGCGTGTTCCTGTCGCACCTGCGGTTCAACGCGTGGAGCCAGAGCAAGGGCCTCGACTTCACCGTCGGCGGGGTGAACATCGGCCGCGACGACACGACGCTCGGGGTCGGGCTGTCGCGCCCCGGTGCATGGCGCGTGTCCTTCGACTTCGTGGGCACGCCGCACGTCTACAGCAACAAGGCGGTCTCGGCCTACACCGAGAGCTCGCCGGGCGTACTCACCGCGCCGGCGACCATCCCGATCACGTTCAAGAAACTGGCGACCTCGGCCGCCGACACGGCGGGCGTGCTGGCCAGCGACGAACTCATTCGGCAGTACCAGGCGCAGTACCTGCGGCCGATCGGGCTCGAGACGCAGAACGACAACTACACGTTCCGCTTCGGCTGGTTCGCCTCGGACCTGCTCAAGCTCTCGGCCACCTACGACCGGTGGGACAAGAGCGGCGCGAAGTCGACGTTCGGCCCCATCGGCGATCGCCCACCCCGGACGCTGAACGTCCAGCTCGCAGAACCGGTGGACTACGTGACCGGTGACCTCACGCTCGCCGCCGAGCACCAGGGCGCGGGGTACGTGGTGCGCGGCGAGTACCTGTACTCGGACTTCGAGAACAACATCGACACATTGCGCTGGCAGAACCTCTACACGACCGCGGCGCCCGGTGCCGACTACGACACATGGGATCGCCTCGTCGCCACGTCCGGCGCGCGGCCGCTGCCGCCCGACAACCGCTACCACAACGCGACCGCCTCCGGCGCCGTCGATCTCCCCGCCGAGAGCCGTCTCAGCGTGTCGGGCTCCTTCGGTCGCATGGAGCAGAACCAGGGACTCCTGCCCTACGCCGTGCACAACGGCGCCCTCGCCGTGCAGACGCTGCCGCGCGCCAACGCCGAGGCGCTGATGCACACGCGCTACTTCACTGCCGACTACGCGATCGCGCCGGTGTCGCGGCTGCAGGTGCGCGCCTTCGCGCGCAGCTACACCCTCGACAACGACACGCCGATGTCCAACTGGCAGTACATCACGTCGGACACGTCCAACCTGAACGGTACGGCCTCCTACGTCAACAAGCGGGTGAACCTTCCCTACGGGTGGGACCGCCAACACGGCGGTGTGGAGGCGACCTACCGACTCGGGTTCTGGCGCAGCAGTCTGCAGGCGGCCTACGAGCGCGAGAACATCGATCGCACCTACCGCGAAGCCGACACCACCGAGGACGTGCTCCGTGCGTCGATCCGGCTGCGTCCCGCGCGGTGGATGACGGTGACCGGGCGGATGCTCCGCGGCGATCGCGACGGCAGCGAGTACGAGTACCACGTGCCCGCCGAGGGCTACTGGTACGCGCCGGCCGACGCCAACGACAACAACAACCCGCAGTTCACGTTCGACAACCACCCCGACATGCGCCGGTACGACGTGATCGATCGCCTGCGGCGGCAGTACGACGTCACCGTGAACGCGACGGCCGGCGAGGTGGCCGGCGTCACGGCCTACGTGCGCTACCGCGGGGACGACTTCGACAGCGACGTGCACCCCATCCAGCCGCTGCTGAAGACCGGCGTCGGCGAACTGTCGGCGACGACGCCAGGCATCCAGCTCGGCCTGCTCGAGGACAACCGCCTCCGGTACGGCGTGGACGTGTTCTACCAGCCGACGCCGCGCGCCACGTTCAACGCCTTCCTCAACTACGACGTCGGTACGCAAGCGCAGCGATCGCTGGAGTTCAACGAGAACAACAAGGCCAACCCCAGCGCCATCAACACGGCGGTGCTCGGCCCGTGGACACGCCCCTCGAGCATCTGGTCGGCCGACATGGACGACCGCACCTGGAGTGGTGGTGCCGGGTTCGTGTTCCACCTCGTGCCCGACCGCGTCCTCCTCAGCGGCGACTACACCGTCTCGCTCGCGGACGTGGACATCGCCTACGACGGCTTCGGTGAGGTCAGCTTCGACGGGACGCCGTTTCCGCCGAACCACGAGTTCTTCTTCACCGATCCCTCGGCCATCTCCGAGGACCTCCATGCCGTGAACGTGCGGCTCGAGGTGCCCGTCAAGGCCGTGTGGCTGGTGGTCGGTTACGGGTACGAACGCTATCGGCTCGCCGACTGGCAGCAGGGAGCCGAGGGGCCGTGGGTGGAACAGGTCGGGGCGGACACGCTGCTGCGTGACACCTCGCGGTCGTTCCAGTGGGGCAATCGCCTGTTCAACTTGGGCACGTACCTGGCGCCCAGCTACAACGCGCACCTGGCGTTCGTGGGCCTGCGGTACCGCTTCTGA
- a CDS encoding DmsE family decaheme c-type cytochrome, which translates to MKRHRWIWLAAFTWLISVAVGMQVPEAAKPKKALDWTKVNPKFAGATFVNDDATCQSCHEDPMKSFAHTRHAKAFALDPAKGNCESCHGPRSAHVADPTAELKMDPAASATSGVCLQCHEGATRMAWKAGVHQANGVGCISCHDPMEQKSEKGLLIKASANDTCFSCHQEVRAEGNKMSHHPVREGRMDCASCHDVHGANDALLKKPTLNDTCFTCHAEKRGPFLWEHAPVRESCATCHTPHGSNQRNLLTAKDPFLCLTCHSYGGHINLPRYNRVSNPYGSGCSNCHTSVHGSNHPSGPKLTR; encoded by the coding sequence ATGAAGCGTCATCGCTGGATCTGGCTCGCTGCCTTCACCTGGCTGATCTCCGTCGCCGTCGGTATGCAGGTGCCAGAGGCGGCCAAGCCCAAGAAGGCGCTCGACTGGACCAAGGTCAACCCGAAGTTCGCAGGCGCCACCTTCGTCAACGACGACGCGACGTGCCAGTCCTGCCACGAAGACCCCATGAAGTCCTTCGCCCACACCCGGCACGCGAAGGCCTTCGCCCTCGATCCGGCGAAGGGCAACTGCGAGAGCTGCCACGGCCCGCGCAGCGCGCACGTCGCCGATCCCACCGCCGAGCTGAAGATGGACCCGGCCGCCTCGGCTACCTCGGGCGTGTGCCTGCAGTGCCATGAGGGTGCCACGCGCATGGCCTGGAAGGCCGGCGTGCACCAGGCCAACGGCGTCGGCTGCATCTCGTGCCACGACCCGATGGAACAGAAGAGCGAGAAGGGGCTGCTCATCAAGGCGTCGGCCAACGACACCTGCTTCAGCTGCCACCAGGAGGTGAGGGCCGAGGGCAACAAGATGTCGCACCACCCGGTGCGCGAGGGCCGCATGGACTGCGCCTCGTGTCACGACGTGCACGGCGCCAACGACGCGTTGCTCAAGAAGCCGACGCTCAACGACACCTGCTTCACGTGCCACGCGGAGAAGCGCGGGCCGTTCCTGTGGGAGCACGCGCCGGTCCGCGAGAGCTGCGCCACCTGCCATACCCCTCACGGGTCGAATCAGCGGAACCTGCTCACGGCGAAGGATCCGTTTCTGTGCCTGACCTGCCACTCGTACGGCGGGCACATCAACCTGCCTCGCTACAACCGCGTGAGCAACCCCTACGGCAGCGGCTGCTCCAACTGCCACACGAGCGTCCACGGATCCAATCACCCGTCGGGCCCGAAGCTCACCCGCTAG